A single Pan paniscus chromosome 21, NHGRI_mPanPan1-v2.0_pri, whole genome shotgun sequence DNA region contains:
- the LOC134729706 gene encoding vomeromodulin-like — MLTLWALAVMLAVEEALGQLELADRPSLTPTLPVRFPPGLLPGSLSASKVPLTGKYPARTKGGRCPRVTKYFISDSKLEDYMNATLPLQIEKILKCEKVNLAGLLGTVLSTVSDLDLLSLLDLTSPLDILGGASLSGILGEGNGGKSSNLPLLSELTGAVSGLLPQGTEGLVSLLPTGSDKNPVKGLLSGTGLSTLQRPLKDVTSKVQDLKESAQGVLNSTLPSGISNALPDLLKNADLEQLLLG; from the exons ATGCTGACTCTCTGGGCCCTGGCTGTCATGTTGGCGGTCGAGGAAGCACTTGGCCAGCTGGAGCTCGCAGATAGGCCTTCCCTAACACCCACTTTGCCTGTCCGTTTTCCACCTGGATTGCTCCCTGGAAGTCTGTCAGCCTCAAAAGTCCCTCTAACCGGAAAATACCCAGCGAGGACCAAAGGAGGCAGGTGTCCACGCGTCACCAAGTACTTCATATCTGACAGCAAACTCGAAGACT ATATGAATGCCACCTTGCCCCTGCAGATTGAGAAGATTCTGAAGTGTGAGAAGGTTAACTTGGCTGGTTTGCTTGGGACCGTATTATCCACAGTGAGCGACTTGGACCTGCTGTCTCTATTAGACCTCACTTCACCCCTTGATATACTTGGAGGTGCCAGCCTCAGTGGTATCCTAGGTGAGGGAAATGGCGGCAAGTCCTCGAACCTTCCATTGCTCTCAGAACTCACTGGTGCTGTCAGTGGTCTGCTACCCCAGGGGACGGAGGGTCTGGTGAGCCTACTACCCACTGGTTCAGACAAGAACCCTGTAAAAGGACTCCTCAGTGGCACTGGTCTCTCCACTCTCCAGCGGCCTCTGAAGGATGTGACCAGCAAAGTCCAAGACCTCAAAGAGTCTGCTCAGGGCGTGCTGAACAGCACCCTGCCCTCAGGCATCAGCAATGCACTCCCAGACCTGCTGAAAAATGCTGACCTGGAACAGCTCTTGCTGGGGTAA